The Diospyros lotus cultivar Yz01 chromosome 15, ASM1463336v1, whole genome shotgun sequence genome has a window encoding:
- the LOC127792534 gene encoding uncharacterized protein LOC127792534, producing MASKFADDGGNTETDDGTAAIQKKRARRVSFAEITSVHVFDRDEDYETPPEAKPSSDGPESGQPDQGLGFHRESTDGEDSRDSLKDEEAEDDDDELTVRKSFFQPFESPSPGSTIGSSTSNDERNRLSCLWSGTISEIAKRPAISFTSSTTMAIVRCLLL from the exons ATGGCTTCGAAGTTCGCCGACGATGGCGGCAACACGGAGACCGACGACGGTACCGCCGCCATCCAGAAGAAGCGGGCTCGGCGGGTGAGCTTCGCGGAGATCACTTCGGTTCATGTCTTTGACAGAGACGAGGACTACGAGACGCCTCCGGAAGCAAAGCCTAGCTCAGATGGCCCCGAATCGGGCCAGCCGGACCAGGGGTTAGGGTTTCACCGCGAGTCTACCGACGGCGAGGACTCCAGGGACTCGTTGAAGGACGAGGAGGCTGAGGATGACGACGATGAGCTCACTGTTCGGAAATCGTTCTTTCAGCCTTTTGAGTCGCCTTCTCCCGGAAGTACCATTGGTTCTTCAACGTCCAATGATG AGAGGAATCGTTTGAGCTGCCTCTGGAGCGGTACGATATCAGAGATCGCAAAGCGTCCGGCGATATCGTTCACTTCGTCGACCACGATGGCCATTGTCAGGTGTCTTCTTTTGTAA